TAAGAAACAGCAACAGTAGCTGGAGGAGTTGTAAGCATTATTATTATTGCAACAACAGCTTCATATTTAAAAATAATACCAAAGTAATTAAATAAAATTAATATTACTAAGAAAATAGCTGGAATTATAATTAAACGGAAAACGCAATATATAATAGTCATTTTTTCCTTTAAAGCTTCCTTTAAGGGTACGGTTGCTAATGTCATTCCTATAGCTAAAAAGGCTAAAGGAGATGATGTTTCAGCTAAACATTTTAGTACAAAAAATATTGGCTTTGCACTTCTATCTATTCTCAATATTGGAAAAGTATTTTGGAATATCCAACAGAATAGACCTAAAAAAGTAGCTATAATAATAGGATTTACTATAATTTTTTTTATATTTTTTCTTTCAAATTTTATACCACTCATCATAACTAAACCAAATGTATATAAAAAGACTCTATAACCTATATTGAATATATTAGCATATAAAGTACCAGTAGAACCTATAATTCCATCAATTATTGGAATAGCAAAAAAAGTTGTAGAACCAAAAGCAGTAAACACTATTAAGGCTTTTTTTAATTTACCCGAATATTTATAATAAAAGACATAGCCTAATAAAATTAACAAAACATATGCTATA
Above is a genomic segment from Sneathia sanguinegens containing:
- a CDS encoding AEC family transporter, with amino-acid sequence MNQLNIILNTSFLSAIFCSIFIILLGYFLLKENLVPDNCAHAISSVSLSATLPALAFTAFMQDIKKETFTTGINVLIFSFIAYVLLILLGYVFYYKYSGKLKKALIVFTAFGSTTFFAIPIIDGIIGSTGTLYANIFNIGYRVFLYTFGLVMMSGIKFERKNIKKIIVNPIIIATFLGLFCWIFQNTFPILRIDRSAKPIFFVLKCLAETSSPLAFLAIGMTLATVPLKEALKEKMTIIYCVFRLIIIPAIFLVILILFNYFGIIFKYEAVVAIIIMLTTPPATVAVSYAIKYDNEALLASNISLIGTFISIIMMIFWLVILNYTHSLYLV